A genomic window from Onychostoma macrolepis isolate SWU-2019 chromosome 22, ASM1243209v1, whole genome shotgun sequence includes:
- the crygs1 gene encoding crystallin, gamma S1, producing MGRIIFYEDKNFQGRRYECDSDCSDFHTYLNRCNSIRVESGAWVVYERPNFTGYQYVLTRGEYPDYQRWMGLNDRLCSCKMVHFVSGSEYKIQLYDKGDFTGQVYESTEDCPSVVERFRTREVHSCKVLDGIWIFYEHPNYRGRQYLLEKGEYRKPVDWGAVCPTVQSFKRLTE from the exons ATGGGCCGG ATCATTTTCTATGAGGACAAGAACTTCCAGGGCCGTCGGTACGAGTGCGACAGCGACTGTTCAGACTTCCATACCTATCTGAACCGATGTAACTCCATCCGCGTGGAGAGTGGGGCCTGGGTGGTCTACGAGAGGCCCAACTTCACGGGCTACCAGTATGTTCTGACCCGGGGCGAGTATCCGGATTACCAGCGCTGGATGGGTCTGAACGACCGCCTCTGCTCCTGCAAGATGGTCCACTTC GTGAGCGGTTCTGAGTACAAGATCCAACTCTACGACAAGGGAGATTTCACGGGCCAGGTGTACGAGTCCACCGAGGATTGTCCATCCGTGGTGGAGCGCTTTCGGACACGCGAGGTCCACTCCTGTAAGGTGCTAGATGGGATCTGGATCTTCTACGAGCACCCAAACTACAGGGGGCGCCAGTACCTACTGGAGAAGGGGGAGTACCGTAAACCTGTGGACTGGGGCGCTGTCTGCCCCACGGTTCAGTCCTTCAAACGCCTGACGGAGTGA